One Salvia miltiorrhiza cultivar Shanhuang (shh) chromosome 6, IMPLAD_Smil_shh, whole genome shotgun sequence genomic window, CATGCAACACCCAAAGCCTGGTTAAGGTCTTTACAGCATCCTTGCTTCAGAACAGTAACTGTGAAGGCCATAGGAAGGCCACTTCCATCACCATAAAACACTGTTACTGTCATCAACCTAGTGGCTGTTGAAGGAAGAGGTAGCGATAGATACATGAAGGGATCAAATGTTATAGAAATTTTGTCACAAACAGGGCAAACCAGCGTCGATTTGTATTGGCCCTGTAGAAGTTTCCTATTGTTAGACAGATGCCACTGATAAAATTAAACGtcataataaaatttgaaaacagAGTCACTAGGAAAGTTTCCAACAACTGAAGGTATCTGGAAACTCAATTTTGTGGAAACAATTAAGATCAACAAATATCTATTGCTGATTATGAAATAAGACATGGCATTAATGTTATTTCAACTCAAGGCAAAGAGAAGATCAGAAAATTAAGGAAAATCTAGAAATATAGCAATATTAAAATATACAGCTTCACATAAcagaaataaaatacaataaaaggAACCCATTAGTTTGGATATTATAATGAATATTTAAAAGTAAAAAACCGATatcaaatatttaattgatGTTACTAATCTCAGCAAAGGCTAAACCTTGGACCCAATATACCTGACAGATATCCACAATTACAGAATCATTCCTCGCCTTGAGATACCTCCACAACTCATCCGCAACATCCTCGTCGGGTCGACCATCAGAATCCTTAATCTCAATATATGGTTTCTGCTTAACACGATTTAAATCTTCGTGCAGCCCATCAAGCAGAAAGGCAAGCAGCTCCTGAGAAAAAGTTATATATCATCCATCTAAAGCTGAATAAAACAGGAAAATGAGGAGAGGGTCCTAATATGGTTCTTTATATGTCACTGTACGTCACAATTCCGCATACTTATTGTAGAACCACTTCTCATAAAAATCAACATAATGGAAGAGAGTGCATAGAAATTTACAGTTTAATATAGCTGCAAAAATAAAGcgcattaaaattaaaaatgacaaATCACAACATATCAAAACACAAGCTAAGATTTTCATTTCATGTTCATATCATATAATCTAAGTGAATGTTCTGTAAGCATAACAATTTTCATGAAGTTACTGTACATtaataaaacaatttttttaacagGTAAGAGAGATTTTGAGTCTACACCTGCATGACTTCAAGTATCGTATATTCTATTAAGGAACAAAACTAACCTGCGAATCATGCTGGTTATAGCCACTGAACTGTGGAGCAAAACGTGCAAGTTTCCCCTTAAATGCACGAGGGGCAACAGGAGCTCGACCAGGTGACCAGAGTTTCCTCAATAATTCACCAAATGCAAGAGTGAGCTCTCCCTGTAACATTGATATAGTAAGGATTTTTTGCTACAAAAGTCTCCATCATGAAATCTAGAACTACAGATAGTAAAGAAATTACATGCATTCTCAGGGGGTTCTGTCTGTTGATTTCATCGCTATAATCTTGCAGGAAGTAATCAGCAAGGGGTGGTGTATGAACTAAACACTGAAGCGAACTGTTCATGAAGCAAGTGTTCCCCAAATTCTGCAATCCAGCCAAGCCACCCCTATCTCCTCTTGTTGCAGGCTTCAAACCCTCAAATCCATCTTCCATATCTCCATATGTAGAAGTAGATGTACTTCGCTGGTAAATGGGGTTATAACCAATTGAATTCCCATTACACATAGTTGGACCACCAGCAATTGAAAAGATTGACCTTGAAGGTTCCACTGGAACCAATGCTAAGCCATTCCCAGTTGAATCCATGCCAAAACCATCACTTGGCACCTCAAGAAGTACCTAAAacaaggggggggggggggggggggaagagAAGAGTGAAGCTGATTAAAAAGACTACATTGTGAAATCTTTCATTAATCTATATTAAAACCTATACAAAtgaggaaaaaaataaaaatgacagACAACGCATGGGCATCCTATACACAAGACTATTAAGCTCTTTACAAGTATAGTGCACAAACAACAGCTTACAAGTTAACAGAAACGAGCATCTCAAGATAAATGAAGTGAAACATTAAAATGTTCTCGAGTATTTCCTAATTTCATACATTATTGAAGATATGGAAACCAAATCCTTGTTCAATGCAGACCCACCAGCAATTTTCTTCATGCAATCTGAAAGCCTGGTGTAGTAAAGCAGCAATTGAGTCAAAGCAGCTCTCAGAATTTCCATACCGCACAAAAAGTTGCTATAAGGAAGTAATGACATCATTATGCATCAACTCTATTGCAGCTTTCCATCTGCTGCCGAAGTCCTTCACGATACTTTCAACTTCACTCACAGTTATTGGCCGCTCTGACCCAGAACTTGGGTCCTCAGCTGACAATTCATAGATAAAATCAGACAAATATATTCCAGGAAGACAAACTATAATGATACCGAAAAATATGTTGCCGGACATACAAGCTCTTGTCTTTACAAACTTGATTAGGTCATGGAAGTGTTCTGCAAGTAGTTCCTCCTGCACAAAAAGTTCAATACTCAGGTTAAGCAAAGCAGTCAACCAGACATGTGCTATCTGGTAACAGTCCGTGCAAAAATAGTTTTACAGTACCTCATTACCCATCACCCATTTTTCTCCAAATAGAGAAGTCTACTACTACAAGTACTACACATGATCTTGAAATCTTATTTTACCTTCAATTGgaatctctctttttttttcaaaatgacaTGCTCAAATGGAAAAAGGCAAAAAGCAATTTCCTTGAAGCATTAGCCAACAGCAGATAAACGAGCTGAAATGGTCAAGATTACCACATAAATGGCCGTATTGCTCTTCAGAAACTCTTCAAAGTGCATTTGAATTTTTCCACCATCAGGACCAGCTTCCTGAAATATACATGGTAGGCATTAGAAAAAGCAGGAAGCTGATTACTACAATAAAATATGGATTTCTCTTATATTGGTACGTGCATGTCAAACACCATCTTAAACCGTGGCCATAGGGAAATATTAACCTGCTCGCATTCATTCCAGAATGAGTTTAAGATTTTATGCCACATAATTTTCTAAGTTTAAGTACCAAAACCATTTTTGGTAGATTCATCCGGCACAGTAACTACCaaatatttaagaaattacGATTGGTGACTTATGCGAAATGATTATTCAAGGTTTGCACCAGAATAAGATCATTTTAGAGCCTACATTACTTTAGAAATAGAAAACTGCATACATATAGTAAAATAACAAGCTTGTAGGTAAATTGTAAGCATGATTACAAAGAAAGTTTCAAATGTCTCCATCACTTTAAATTGTCACCATTGTTGTTGGCCTCTAGATTGCATATTTTAGACATACAACAAACATAGGTCAGATCATACTCAAGTCTGGTTGTGGAACTAGACACTCTGTTCTGGTGAAGCTTAAACTAATGCTCCTACTTCAATCACCATTCCACTCTAACTCAATAGAGCCCACTATCCATAAATGAGTTACAATTTTCTTTAAAAGGTCCAAGGTATTCACTCAACAGTCAACACAAAACCCATACCTGCTTTGCGAGCAGAAAAAAGAGGGCTACGCTGAATAATATATGATAACTGGAAGAAAACACAGATTTACACCCCAGAAACCCATCTGCTAGTAGGGTATACACACAAAACCAGGCAGATGAAGAAAGATAAAACAATTAGATCCATCACGCAGGGGCCATGCCATATGTTCACTTAGAAGAACTGATGACATGTACCTTATCCAAGTATGAATCAAGGCATGGTATTCGCCTCCGAGACATTATAAGctgaaaaaaaaacaatataagCAATTCAGATTATATGACCTCAAGAACTGCAGAATAAAAAGATAGACTTTATGGAAGCATAGATATGGATGCACTCAATTTTTCCAGATAGAACTCGAGAATAAACCAGATGTCATGCTTCATGGAAGCACTTGTAACTCACAGCCCGCCCCTGCTTATTACACGAAATGGGAAATAGAGGGGGAGAAAAATGAGGGTGGAGAACACAGATACAAATAGACCCACTGCAGTGAGACCATATATTGGTTACAAGATACATGCTCCAGGGAGAATTAATACAGGAAAAGAGACTGTAGAGCACCAAAAATTGCTATGGTTACAATATAAGTTGTATGTCCGAAAACTGAAATATGGTTATTTAGGAGTTATGGTTATACCAACCCTTTAAATATAAGATTATAAGAACCAAAGTGATGgaaactcaatcggagaaaatTCTGGATCACTGCCAAGTGCCAAGCATTTGATCATTAAAAATATGACCCTGATTCGTCACTACAAGCAACTAACCACCATAGAAAGGAAAATAAATATGACCCTGATTCGTCACTACAAGCAGCTAACCACCATAGAAAGGAAAATAAATCACGTTCAGTACAATACTTATCATCTTCCATAAAGGCAAAAGCAACtagtaaatactccctccgtcccagccaagatgatacatttcttttcggcacgggatttaaggaattgtaaattagtgttttaagtgtgtagtataaaagtgataaagtaggagagaaaaagtaataaagtgataaaaagTAGGAGgcagaaggtaataaagtgataataaagtaggagagataagataataaagtgatgtaggagagagaaggtaataagggAGTGATTAAGTAGTTGTAATTCTGCAATtaaaatcccttatttttttcatatttagaaatgtagcatcttcgttgggacggagggagtaaaattttattttacctGAAACTTGATTACATGAAACTAAAGGAATTATAGTGATGATGGAGAAGATGACACCATCAAGGTTATACTGCATTGAAGACAACTCAAATAAGAAGATCCAATCACTTCATATGTTACCTGGTGCTGGTATATAATACGAATCATGAGCATCAGACCAATCGCATCAAAACAGTTAGGGAGAATTGTATTCATGTGTTCGTCAATTACTAAGAATGTACCTGAAAGTTTAGTAAATGAGGTGTCTCAAAAACTTATTGGATAATGGTTAGGAGGTAAACTTGACaccaaaaaaaatcacatacCTGCAAATATGTCATAAAACATTGATTCTTCTCCAAAGAATTCATCGCAGAATAGATATCTGACAGATGACACTAGGTAAGTTCAGCATATGGTAGAAGAGTACATATTAAGTTCAAATAAGATCCAAGAAATTATTGATCGTACTCAGAAGTAGCAGTATCCATTAGCAACTTCTGCAAGCTCCTAAAAAGGACTTCATAAGGATACTTTTTAGAACTGGCTTCAGCTATATGTGGAATCAAAGCAGATTCATCAATTTCCTGTAAAGGAACGAGAGAAGAAGCGAGATGCACATTGAGAAAGTATAACGTCAGCTTCTTTGATGAATGCAGATGGTTGCTATGACAGAACAAGAACATGGCATAGCTAGAACTACATGTGGAACCTTATACAAAGTAGAGACAACATGACAGTTCTCTGTGATTTTTAGGGCAGAGAATTCAGTTATAAGAGAATCATCACATCACAAGGTCTAGATGCTGAGATATACTACtaatactactactactactactactaggGTGGACTCCTATTTTGTGGGACATCAACCTTCTATTATTGATGCGCAAAAGAGTTAAATTTAATGAGGCAGGACCACTGAGCATTGAAATAACAGGTCTTGAAAGGGTGTATTGATAACGGATTCACACCTTGAGAATATTTATCCTTTCTCCTAAGGCGGAAACAGCAGACCGATTTTTCAATGGTTCCCTTCCTCTCAAAAAAAGACTGGTGCTTCTTGTGTCAATACCAATCAAATCATTGGATGTTGCTATATCTAATTGCAACTTCTCTAAGGCTTGAATATAAGCTCGGATGTTTGTACTTAAGACCTGCAAAATAGAATCATGTATATATGTAAGAATAATGGCTTCACTAGCATGTGTAACTAGtacaaaaggaaaaaagaagagatcGTGGAACTTTCATGACTTAGCAAGAGATCACATCTAACACTAAAAAACCCAAGGAAGGCTAAAACCAGGCAAACACAAGTATTTATATGGCAGCTAACTTCCAGTGAAGTAAGGTATTGAATAAAGGCCCTCAAGAGGAGAACTGCGAATTCCACTAGAAGCCAGTTAAATAATCTAAAGGAAGAGTTCCTATTCCTCAAAATCTATTTATATGTTCTGGTGGTGCAGACATGAAAGAAAGTATTCAGACAAGCTAAAGTACCGATTGTTTCCATTCCATGATAATTGAAAGTTGCTGAACcagtaaaatatataaaaggtCAGAATGGTCAATTCAATGATGTTGGTATTTCAGTGTCCATAGTTAAATATTCAACCAAACAAAAGTAAAGATGACAATCAAGTTCACGAAAGGGTGTAAAGGACAAGTCGGACAGTAGATTGAGCAGATACTTACAATCACTTCAAGAAGTGACTTGTATTTGGGAATTGGGATGCAATTACACTAATTAATCATCTACAAACAACATTGTGCATGATAAATACCTTATTCATGGTGTCAATATATGCAGCACGAACGTCATGATACACCTCCTTCCCATGCTCCTTTAGAAACAAAATCACATATCTGCATGTGTAACAGAAAATTGAAATATTGTATGTTGACCATTGTTTAGAAAACCCACAAATTCACAACATCAAAACACGTTCAGCACAAGAAACAATATGAGAGTAAAATGAGTACATGGCGTAGTATTCTACCGAAGCAAGACAGAGTTACTGCTACACCCAACCATGTGGGCAGCATTTCCTAGTACTTTTTAATTACCAAAGCAAATCTGATCTTTTCCAAAGGATGTGGTAAACATATTCATAAGCGTTTGTTCCCAgggataaataattattttctcaatAACTCCTGGTGATGACTTCAGCATTATCAAGTCGCATAGATGACTAGTTagaaaaatcaacaaaaattcCAAAGATTGTTCTTCCAGCATATTGGACCAACAGAAGTACAGTCGGCAGATATGGCAGAGATTCATTCTTCCAAATCACATGGTCAGAGTGTGTCACAAATTATTAAAGGTCAATGACCAACACCAAAAATCAAGATATCCATATTACTGAAGTGaatacaaaagtttacataagTATCCTTTTTGTTcacaaaatatttcttttacaAGCTAATAACATCAATGCTGATTATTTTCTATCAGTTGAGAGAAATTAAATTCAAGGTTAAAGCTTAAAACAGAAGCTGCTCATGTTTAATGGAAGTTAATTTCGCTAATGCTGCACAACTCCAATTTACCTCGATCTGGATTGTAGTTTCAACCAACAAGAAGAGCAATATCTTACTTGTATTTTATAAGAACACTTTGCTGAAGAATCTGAACGTTTGTCTTGGGTTTCCTCAAAGCATTTAGTTTCTGAACCATGAAGTCAAACACCTTTCAGAAGGGACAggggaaaaggaaaatcagTCAgtttatattacatatatacaGCAGTTctgtaattataattataaaacaatTAACATTATAATGTCTAATCTGATCCACAGAGTCTTTGTTTGGCATTAGCGACCTCTACAATTTGTCATGAATTCCAATTCTTAGTAACTAGAATGCACCTAAAAGGCCAGGGAAACTAAGTTTTCCGTGTTTGTTAATGGCATAATCACCGGCTCAAAGTGAAAAAAAGTGTATAGCAAGAGCATGATACAATTGTTCGCCAAACGTGAAACACCTATAAAATCAAGAACTCCAAGTAGAGAAGGGCAAAAAAATGACATCAGAGCTCGCTATTATAAACATGAAGCACCAAGTCCCCCCCCCAGAACACCCAcccaccacacacacacacaagcccAATCccgaaaagaagagaaaaagaaacCCAAGCTTGAAAACTAAAGCCTATTATAACTATGTAATGATATAAGTGAAAAGCTCTAACCTCAGTTTTGCTCCAACACTTTATGATTATTCACTTCGAACATACCTTTGAAACTGCTTTTTGACGAAGCTTTTCTAGTTCAGGTTGAACATCATTTAAAGCTTTGGATGTTTTCACCATGGTATCAATTCCAACAAACTTCAGCTTTTTACTAAGAATCTCAAGGGTTCTCATATACTCCTCATTCACCTGTGAGGGTTATCAACATACTGTTCACTAACCATGACatattaaaacaaaattataaacCAAACAATTATCACCCCAAAGCAAGACTTTATTAAAATGAGCAACAATCATATTCCCATGAGACATAGAACTAAAAAATGTTAAATACAAAAGATATAGTAAACTTGTAACCCAAAGGATAGCGAGTAAATCCTTGTAGCATAATAtagaagatatatatatatatatatatatatatatatatatatatatatattattcggtgatagataaaataattttccctccgtctcacaaaaacatgacaattgggagtggcacgggtcttaagaaatgttagttgaaaattattgtgaatggaaaatgggtcccacttcataaagtgttgtgagagtaatgaattaattaaggaaaaagaGTGGTGGACCATGAtggtttttttgtgaataagtatAAAAAGGATGGATAAAAAGTAATGGGGTAATGTACAAAAAaggaaatgttcatgtttttgtgaaaccctaaaatgaaaaaacgttcatgtttttgtgggacagagggagtaggaAAGATATAAAATTATGCAGCCAACAGAGTCAgattattttgattttcaaaGATGAAAGATAAAAGTAAGAGAATAGGATAGTGGGGGCACTAACAAAAGCCTCAAGTACCTCTCCGTCAACTATAATGTCTATCATCCTTGGTGGAACAATTATTTCCTCAACAAATTTAGCCAATTTTGATTCTGCAACCTGACAAATAAAACTAATAGTTATCAGGGAACTTTATAGGAGCACAAGGGAACAAAATGGAATACCAAAACCTTGTGAACACGTTCTGAACAAATCTGAAAATAAATGATCTTCACATGAGAAATAAAATTAACCACAAATTACTTTGCATTCTTCTCGAATCCAGAAAGATAGATAAGATGGTGGAATAGTTTCAGACATTTGAATATTCGACAAGATGGTTCAAGGGGTTAGACTTAGAAACCAACAGGTTAGCAAGAATGGATACCAAAATTTTCGCTTAAGCATGCAAAGAAACTACAGGGTAATAAATCTTTTGATATACTATTTACATGCAACAATGACACACAAATTCTAAGGCTGTATGAATAATGTTACCTTTCGATTCTTCAGCTTGAGCCCCATATACAAAGACTTCTCTTGAAGAATCTTTATGTCAGAACTAATTGAACCTATCTCTGCCTAGCAAATGATATTTAAAGAGTAAGATCTTTCTGCTGCAATTCTTAAGAGGAAAAAATGAATACTGAGTAAATGATTCACTAAAAGCATGACTGCACGAGCGTTGTGAAGTAAGACCAAAAAGAGAAGGAAGATTATATCGAACTTTGCTGAAAAGAAACCAAAACAAATCTCCCCACCCCGaacaaagaaaagaagcaaATTCACTGTTGAGCAGTAATACTCTAGTAATTTGAGAAGCAACTGGGCTGTAATTAAGTATTAATATGCCGTACCTGAAATTCACTAAGGAGCTTTTCCATTTGCGAAAGGATGGTGTCACAATCATAAATTTGATCATGAAGTGAGACTAGATTGTCACTTTCTTTAATATAGTCCTGGCATTGACCCAAAAGGAAAAGGAGTGCCACAAGTTAGCAAAGCTCAAATGTCAGTCCCAAATATAAACATATCATATGTAGAATTATCCTAGATGTATTGTGGATGATTTCTCTTGAAATGCTATAATGGTTAAAGGCATAGCAGACTCTCATAAGGGCAGGACGTTCCAGGACAGATTAAGTATTACTGCAAGAAactgttagaaccgggtacacgatcgagatattacaaaatatttatttttgagaaattacaactcaaaataattgaaaatattacaaagtaaataatttgagaaattacaactcaaataattcgatacaactgaaatacactgtataaataaattatacgtataaacaaagtcgagtcgagatgaatctcttcccgcaagaagattatcgccccggtagtgctcttcggtttggcgtatcttccccaaaggtaaaacgactacgtctcgtcggatgtagcaccacaatccggcgagctccggcaaacttaataggatcaagaactgagcacaagtgtttgcTGAGAGTGTGAGTTTAATTGGCAGAATACAGAAATTTGTTGGTGTTGTTCATTCcttctgcatgctctccacaagtctatttatagacatgtggtaagtatgaattcaatacattgaattccactccgacggctggaagtCGTAAGTGTTGAAGATgatggccggtgggcgcagtcaTTGAAGAAAATCAGCTGCAAAAACgaagttgccatgcagaagtcgtacTGGCGTGCTTCCAGCTTCTGCTGATGTCAACTGTTGCTGTTGTGGGCTGGTGCTGGGCTTGGGAattaaattctgttgggccaataaaataattctgttgggccaaaaattaaaagcccaatggagttggtccaaaaaatagtttgggccccaaacaccaccctaaagcaccaattgccaagatccaagtccttggccgcggcccgtacccgacccgcccgtccggcggcggcggcgacgtcgtcCGTCcaatcgtcggcggcggcggcgcgcgaggctagtacttagatcaagcccactagcaagcccacaagtcaatttattaactccatgtgctttgctattcttatacatgaaaaacatctctatgttttccaatgtgggataacataacaaatgttatttttcctcttcaacatccaaactttgacatacaatatctcactcatcggaaatcggttttgagacttcaagtatatcacgttgatctactcaagatgtagattaacatccaataattattttaattaaataataaatatttaattaaataataattttcagatatggcttaaaaccatatttccaacagaAACTAATAAGCATCACTATCTATGCCTGATATAAATAGAGGAAGAAGTATTGAACCCAAACCTCAATAGACTCGAGTTCGATCTGCCTTAGATTGTTCTCGACATCCCTGGTGTAGTCCCGCAATGATGAACCTTTCGACAGTATCATAGCAACCGCCTTCAAGGcaaatgagaaaataaaatttagaggCAAGTTACAAAGATCATCAAGTAGCAGAGCGCAGGAAACTGGTGAAGACATACATCATCAGTTTTACAGTCTTGAAGCTCCTGCTCTAGTCCTTCAAGTGAGAAATCATCACTGATACAACAAAGATAGGGCAGGGCAATACAGCATGTTGGCGAAATgatcaaattaataaaaaaacggTGTGGCAAGTAACAACGAAGAGGTGAagaatgtaacaccccaaatatttagatttaatATATAGgttgaattattagtattttcttttatagcttattttttttttagataattacatgaaacatatagatatgcaccacttattttttttatctagattattattagggttattagcacctaaatacaccaactttgagggtagtttggttttgcacataaactttgaaaggtgtaaaaaaatacatgaactttaatgttgtaaaaattttatcacaaattcaaatataagatattcgaactccataaaaatcttacgatttacgAGTTTAGAGATGTAttatacgatatcttttagagGTGTCCAATACGATGtcacaaattcaatttattctcaaattaaagctaaCGTGACAAATCGAAATATCAACGTGTATTCATCggacattttaaaaaatgacaccgtataggacatctctaaaagatatcgtataagacatctctaaatTCGTAAATCATAAGATTTTTATGGAGTttgaatatctaatatttgaatttgtgataaaattgctacaacattaaagttcatgtatttttttacacctttcaaagttcatgtgcaaaaccaaactatcgctaaagttggtgtatttaggcgccaataacccttattattattattattattattattattattattattattattattattattattattattattattattattattattattattattattattattatagctTAATTTTCTTTGTAGAGATAAttacgatatatatatatatatatatgtaatattaaTTCTATTCAaactataattattaaatatgaaCTTCCTAGCGGATATGTATATGTAAGTAGATATATTcttattagatttttttttcctacaTGTATACGTAAATTAATAAGTATTAGCAGATTAGGTCAccgattattattattattattatttttgcttCGAAATCTATACATAAATATGCATGcaattattatatgtatatacacTTATCTAGTGGAACACGTTATTAAGTTTTCTTTAATGAAAAGAATGATTGCATGGCATATTAATCTtcatactaataattaatttgaacAAATAAAGTTAGATTGACACAAATAAATTCTCAAGCCTATCAAAGATTCTCTATTGCTAGTATATAAATGGGGAACACAGACATAGCCGGGAGGAGAGTAAAAAAACGCcaacttgattttattttatttttccgcATAGAAGATCGGTttctaagtttttttttttttttgtttgtttcggAATAAAATCATATAGGTTTCGTT contains:
- the LOC130989627 gene encoding LOW QUALITY PROTEIN: vacuolar protein sorting-associated protein 52 B-like (The sequence of the model RefSeq protein was modified relative to this genomic sequence to represent the inferred CDS: deleted 1 base in 1 codon) is translated as MILSKGSSLRDYTRDVENNLRQIELESIEDYIKESDNLVSLHDQIYDCDTILSQMEKLLSEFQAEIGSISSDIKILQEKSLYMGLKLKNRKVAESKLAKFVEEIIVPPRMIDIIVDGEVNEEYMRTLEILSKKLKFVGIDTMVKTSKALNDVQPELEKLRQKAVSKVFDFMVQKLNALRKPKTNVQILQQSVLIKYKYVILFLKEHGKEVYHDVRAAYIDTMNKVLSTNIRAYIQALEKLQLDIATSNDLIGIDTRSTSLFLRGREPLKNRSAVSALGERINILKEIDESALIPHIAEASSKKYPYEVLFRSLQKLLMDTATSEYLFCDEFFGEESMFYDIFAGTFLVIDEHMNTILPNCFDAIGLMLMIRIIYQHQLIMSRRRIPCLDSYLDKEAGPDGGKIQMHFEEFLKSNTAIYVEELLAEHFHDLIKFVKTRASEDPSSGSERPITVSEVESIVKDFGSRWKAAIELMHNDVITSYSNFLCGMEILRAALTQLLLYYTRLSDCMKKIAGGSALNKDLVSISSIMYEIRKYSRTF